From the genome of Marasmius oreades isolate 03SP1 chromosome 1, whole genome shotgun sequence:
TCCTTCTCCAAGACTCTGATAGACCTTCTAGGCGATGACCCAGACTACCTATCCCTCCTGAAACTCATTCAACACGCTCGCCTAGTCCCCACTCTTAATCGTTTGGAAAATGGTACTCTATTTGCACCAACTAACGATGCCATCGAAAAGCACCGTCCGTCTAATCCTTTGTGGAACTCCATCCTCGGAAATTCAAGTTTTGTAATAAACGACAACATCCGGAATCAACTACGCCAGCAATTATTTTACCATATTATAAACTTATACCTGGCCCTTCCTAAGGATTCGGAGGCAGTGCAAGTTTTGAAGACGTTGCATTATCCTCAATCACCCCTCGAACCACCGACACATGACCCACCTCCTTATCCTCCATGGATGCCTATTCCAGGAGGTACTCTTGGTGGCGAACCACAGCGGCTCCGGCTGATTTCTCGAGGAGAACGTACCTGGGTTGGCGTTGATGCCCTCGGTAATGGAGGAGCCAAGATTGCCGGCAGTGCAACGGCGGCGAACGGCGTGCTCTTTGGAATTAAAGGTGTCCTAGAACCACCTCCAGACCTTGGTGAGTGAAATCTCAGATAAGCGCGTTTTCTCTCTCAGATATTGAATAGCCGTTGTCGTCTCTCGCAATTCTGCTGTATCCTACTTCCACAAAGTCCTGACACCCGAAATAACTCGGATATTAAACTCAACTGCGGCATTGACTGTATTTTTACCGGTCAATAAGGCTTGGGAATCATTAGACAGATACGAACGGCTGTATCTTGAGAGTCGATACGCGACTGACGATCTCAACATGATATTGAAAATGCATGCTGTCGCTGACAAGGACGTTGTTTGGTCAGAAACGTTCGCCCCATCGGTAAAATGTGAGTTCTTCTGTTGCAACTTGTAAATCTTCTGAAGTCGCGGCAAGTGACCACGATAGATGGTACTACCCTCGAGGTTAAGGTCACCCCTGAGAAGACGACGGTGTCGACGGCGACACTAATCCAACCAGACATCTATGCATCCAACGGCGTCCTACACTTCGTTGACTCACTTCTGATTCCACCTGGAGTTTTCACGATGACCCCCGAGAAGTATCTTCTCACCTTGGAGTGCTCAAAATTCGTTTCCCTCATACATGAAACCGACCTTACCTTCCTTATCAATGACACCGATGCACAATACACGATTTTAGCTCCCAGAGATGACGTTATATCGTTTTTTGGTAGCGGCGGCTTACCCGAACGAGGCTCCGatgagatgaagaggatgatacTGTACCATTTTTTGCCAGGGCATTATACTCCCAAGAAACTAAAGGCTGGAATGTTAGTGGAGACCGCCCTCGAAGAGAAAGGACTCGATGGTCGGAAGCAAGTATTAGCTGTTGAAGCTGGTGAGGGTGAAAACGGTGATTCTTGGAAATCACTCAAGTTTGGTGGTGCAAGTGTGGTCCATGAACCAGGTCAGTCTGTTTCTCGAGTGTCGATCCGTTCAAATTTCTCATGAACACACGAAATCTAGTTGAAGTAAATAACGTTCTGATTTACTTCATCTCCAAACCTATCAATCCCCCTTCGGACGTACTCGCCACAGCTTTACCAATGCTCGACCATTCCTCCTTCGTTGCTGCGATTCTATCCACTTCTATCAGCGACACGTTCAAAAACACCTCAAGTACGACTTTGCTGCTTCCCAATAACGGCGCTTTCACACGATTGGGCCTGCTCGTTAGCAAGCATTTGCTTGCCCAGTCCAACAAGGCAGACTTGGAGAAGGTACTGTTGCATCATACCCTAGCCACCGTGCAATACGCGGATGCATTGCAAAGTGGAACTAAACATAGTTTTGCCACCTTGGAGGAGTCTGACTTGACAATCAGTCGGAAAGATAATGGAACTATCTTCGTGAGTGCAAGCGGTGGTTGGGCTGGGATGAAGTCCGAACTTCGCCCTCGTAATATCCTAACGCAAACGGGGGTCATACACGAGTTATCGGATATACTTATTCCCAGATCCATGGAACTCAATGTCGGGAAATTGGTCAAGGTAGCTGATGGCAGCACCATGGGCAGTTTACTAGTCAAGGCAGGCTTCGGTTGGGTCTTAGATGGCACAGCTCCTCCGGAGGATTCGCCGTGGGCTGATCAAGGTCTGGATGGCGCCGCATGGACGTTGTTATGTCCTACTGACGGCGCTTTTGATGGATACAACTTGACCGAGCTGTCCAGTGACATGAACGGACTTGTAACGTTGGTCAGCCAGCACCTCATACCAACCCCTTTCAAGAAGGGTGAGAAGAAGAGTGGGGAGACTCCGTTAGATATGGAAGACCCCTTGAACAACAATCGACCATTACTGCTCGACCACTCAGTCACATACTCCACTCTTCGTTCTTCCGCATCTGCATACGGGGACGTCGTATTTAAGAAGGACGGTGAGGCGGAGGGAGGCTACGTTATTGGCATCAAGAACGCGAGAGGGACGGACGGGAAATCGGACTGGGCAAGAGTTGAGTCCTGGGGACGATCAACAAATGGAAGGGGCACTGGGGGAGTCATACAGATTGACCGGTTGCTTGTGCCATACCAACCACCATGGTGGCTCGAGTATGGTGCCCCGATTGTAGTAGGAGTAGTCGGCGGTTCCTTGATATGTGGTTTCTTCTACGTCGTTCGACTCGTTTGGAGAAGAGACACCACAGAAGCAACTTATGAACCTGTTGGAGGATTCGCAACAGACGATGACGAAGAGTCATGAAGTATTCAAAGAAAGGAACAGTATTGTATTAGTATGTATCTAGATGTCGATGgtatcttgtatttcatgATGGAGTATGTATATACATATAAATAATCGTTCTTTCACATGCAAAACACGCGAACCAATTTCGGCTTTTTGGTTCCATTGGCTATGTCTCGTTCGGTCTACAAGTTACCgtgaccaccaccaccattccCTCTGAAAATCAAGATGGCAAGCTTTTGCACATTCCGACTCACTTTGTTACCTAATTACTTTATAACTCCAGGGCTCAAACACAACCAAGAAAGCGACCAATGTAGCAGCCGAAAATGCTAAGGCATTCATTGCAGGAGGAATTGGAGGCGTTTGCGCTGTGCTTGTCGGTGCGTCACCAACATATAGTCGCCTAATCCTCAATTTATTCTCTTTGCTCCACGACTTCAGGCCACCCGTTCGATCTCACGAAAACTAGGCTACAAACTGCACCAACTGGCACATACACCGGAGCTCTAGACGTCGTGAAAAAGGCATTAGCTCGCGATGGAATCACAGGGTAAGTCTACTTGCACACTCGGTCAACCCATTTATCTCACCTTGCTGATCCCTCAGGATGTATCGTGGCATTGTTCCTCCGCTTCTCGGCGTAACCCCAATATTCGCTGTTTCATTCTGGGTTTGTTTTGACTTGGCCGTTTCTTGCCGCCTGACTGACTTGTCTGGTTTACAACAGGCGTACGACGCGTCCAAGCAATTAATCTACGCTTTGACGCCCAACCGAAGGAGCGAAGGGTTATCGACGGCTGAGCTAGCTGCTGCTGGGTTTTTGTCCGCAGTTCCGGCAACCGCGGTCACAGCACCAGTGGAAAGAGCCAAGGTCCTTCTCCAGGTATGGATCTACTTTTCACTTGTCCCAAAAGATTTCCTGTCATTTCTCTGATTACAGATTCAAGGACAAGGAGGAACTGAGCAGAAATATAAGGGCGTCTTGGATGTGATAAAACATCTATACAAAGAAGGTGGTCTGCGAAGTATCTTTCGTGGTTCGGGAGCCACATTGATGAGGGACGGCCCTGGCAGTGCTGCGTACGTCCTGCCAGCTCAATCTAAGTTCGGACCTCGTTGGCTCATTCCGAACGTCTAGTTACTTCGCAGCTTACGAAGTCACTAAGAAAGCCCTCACGCCTGCAGGTCACTCCCCTTCAGATTTAAATTTGAGTGCTATCGTCCTCGCCGGCGGGATGGCAGGAGTCGCGATGTGGACATTGGCAATTCCTCCCGATGTACGATATCTCGTTGTCTCCAAAACTCCTGCGGCACTCATTCGTGTCCTAGGTTATCAAATCTCGAATTCAATCAGCGCCTACAGGGACCTATTCAGGAATCATGGATTGCGCTAGAAAGACAATAGCCCAGGACGGTGCCGGAGCATTGTTTAAGGGACTAGGTCCTGCAATGGCACGGGTAAGCCATAGATACCTGAACTCATCAACGCCGTTCTTATCAACTTTCTGCAGGCGTTCCCGGCCAATGCCGCAACTTTTGTATGTTTTGCTTTTCGTTTCTTTATTCCTTGGATGTCCATTATTGACGCGATCCCTAACGAAGCTCGGTGTAGAGGCATCAAGAAAACTCTTGAACTCGATATTTTAACGGATCATCTTCTATGTTATGGGACGGTCAATGATATCTGCGCTCGGATGCATCTTACCTACAGTACGCGCTAGAAATACTAACTCTGGAAGCTCAGAGTCACTGCAGCTCAAACTCCGATGACACGATCATGTGATTACTAGTCGTTGTACGTACTTAGAATATATACTTAGATCGACAAAGCCAAAATGCGCAGGGTAACGTAAGTTGACCTTTGTGCCCTGTTCCCACTCATCCATCTTCCTCTCTTTCGTGACGATTTGACGACTAACCGACGACATTAACGATAATTGCGCTCTCAACTGCGACATCCCCCAGCGACACCCTCAATTCCTCTTTCATACCATGTCTTCTATGTGGGTACTGAGCACGGCTTGCTCCGCTCGATTTCGTTTTGAACGTCACCTTTACAGGACTAGCTCCCCTTCCAGTAGTGGAAAGAAAGTTAAAGTTGCCAAGCGAAAACCAGCTACACGACGCGCGCCATCAGCATCCGAGTACGTTGAACCTCCTCCGACGCGTGTCGCGCCACTGGGTCAAAGAATTGTCGTGTTAAACCGCTATCTGGCTGATTGGTTTCCTTCAAAGGATCGCTAAAAGTGTTAAACATTTTGAGACCTGGAGCACTCATCAGAATCTGGAACAGGCAGAATTCAACGACCTCCCCGAGGACCTTATGAAGGATGTCAAGGCCGTGTTCAGTACCTCCGCCCTCGTCCCCTTGAGTTGGGTTCAGCAGGTAACATTAACATTCTCGGGATATAGTTGAGTTGCCCTAGTCTAACTCCCGAGTTTTCACCGTTTCAGGGCTCCCGGGACCATCGGTGGCTCGTATCTTGCTCTTCCCCAGAATTCATTTCGTTCATAAATGAGGCTCACGAAGCCGATCCTGAGTTATTCTTTGATGACCGGGAGAGGAGAACGAATGCATTCCAGCTACTTTCCGCTCTTATTCACATATTCTCAGCCTGGATGAGCTTGAAGCGCATGTTAGCGTCCTTGATACGATTTTCTGAAGCAGATTTCGTGGCGAACGTGTACTTTTCTCTCCTTGTCCGCTTCACGGAAATCTATTTACTTCTTCATAGTTACACTCCTCTCCGGAGTCCTGCCATAACCGAAAGCACTCAACGGTATGTAAATATTTTTTCTTATAGACGCGGAAGACTGATCACAAAAGGCAGAATCCAACCTCGTATTTGCCTCCCACAACCCTCCGTTCTTAGAAAGTTGGGGTCAGACGCAGCCCTGATTCTTAGCACCAAATTGGTGATCCCTGATACTGCCATTCTAATCCCAGCTTCCTCTATCAAGCACTTATCCTCTTCCGCCTCTTCACCTTATAAGGCACTGAATAAGGTCATCAAAGCCGGGAATGCTAGCAAAGGTTCCTCGTTCCGCTACCAAGCAACGATTTGCGACCGTCTACCGGATAATCCTGGCTTTGAATTCGCGAGCAGTTTTTGGGAAGACAAAAAGCCCCAGCATCCAAACCCGGAAGACGCTTACAGGCAGAACAGGATGTCCACCGCTGCTGCAGTGCGACAGCTACATGCTTTGCACGTTCGGGTACCTATTTTCGGATTAGTCTGGTGTAGTGGCACTGTCAAAGCACACGTTGACTTTATTGGGAACTCTGAGGCAGATGAAATACCGGTAAGTTACGATTGCCACCGGGTCCCTGTTCCTTTGTCCGACGCGTTGATGATGTATAGACTGTACTCTCAGCGCCCTACGCTAGGCGAGGCGATGGAGAGGGATTCGAGTGGCGCTTGGAACGGCCTGCAGATATCATCCAAGTGCATTTCCTTATCAGAAACATCGATAAATGGACCATCGGTTGTTTTCGAGAAAGAGTTCTGGTAGGAATCAAGAAACTTGTTGACCATACCATCACTCAAGGGAAGAACTTTGAGCCTTGGAGACGATGTGGGGAGATAGCTACCACCCGCAGTAGGAAGCAGAAAGAAAATCTCAAAGTCGCATCTCATTCCTCCGGGTCAATATCGGAAGAACCAAAGGCTCGAACGCGAAAACGGTAGTGATATATGTCTATAATACGCTATAATAATACAATCCAGTTTACTTTTTCCAACTCGACGGTATCCGACTAACGACGTCAGTCCACGAAGACAACCGACCTTCTTCCCATTCTCCGATCCATGACAAACCGCTTCGGCCTCGGCGGCCTTGCTCTATTTTTAGACGCTTCTCGGCGTCACACCAAAAGAGCACCCAGTCTCCCATTCGCACGTGTCCAGAACTTCGTTCAAAGTACCACTTGTTGACAGGGTTGTTGGCACGACTCCTCCACACCAGATCACGACCTTCCCCTTTCCCTTCTTTACCACCATTGGGATTGGCAGAGGATGGGTGTCCGAGGCCATACGATTCATCGTGAAGAGCAACCCAAAGAAAGTCTACAGTTCCGTCGCCTTGATGGCTGGGCAAGACTGCAAACTTGTCGAGGTAAGAAATCGGATTCGATGAGGTGGATTCACGTTCACTGGTCACAATCGCGGCGCCTACATAGTCCCCTGCAATAATGGTGAAATCGAGCACTGTGTCAAGGCGTCTGTAAAATGCCGCCTCGTCCAATTTACGACCGAAAGATTGCTCTAGTAAAACAGTCATTTTCGCCTTATCGATCTGCGATGTTGTTTGCACAACATGAATCGGAAGGCCTCGACGTAATAAAGTGGGAGTATGAGGGGTAAGCTTACGGTTGCCTTGCAGAAGCGCGTGAGGCAAACTTGAGCTGACTGCGGGTTTATTGGTGATAAGATTGCCAATGAGGGAGCTTTGGGAGCGATGAGATACCATGACCGCAGAAGATGTCGGCGGCATGTAGGCCAGACATGTCCGGGCTAATGCAAGGTTTGAGAGGGAGGTGGGATGGGTATGCTGCCATTCATCGTGGAATGTATCATGAATGTAAGAATACTCTGAATTGAGATTGACGAGGAGATGCGGGTAGCCAGCTCTGGCATACGAGGGAATACCACCTTCTCGGTTGATGATCATGAGACGGAGGGGAGTGAGATCAACTTCACCGGGCGAGTCTTGACGACGACCTACTGCTCCAGTTTCGGTCATTCCTTTAGCGAGTGCCCCAAGTACATCATTCGCATTGACACACACAGAGCGACAGAAGGAATCAAGGGCAAGAGGTGCAATTACTGGAATCTCACCAGCACACAGGGCTGATCGAATGGGTATAAGGTCGGACGGAAGAGTGTGAGCCTCCGGCGGAGAGAAGTCAGAGGTTGCACCTGTATCCTCATCCCCGGGCTTTGGTCCAAGTCTGACCGCAGCACCGAGCACGGGTCGCGCACGAGCACCCTGCTTCTCAAGGGCAGAAACGACGCGCATGGTTTCCTCGACAATGGCCGAGCGTTCGTCCTGGCCTCCCCGAGAAATAAAGTCGTTTTCGATGACGATCACGCTGACAAGGCCCAATTTCTCTAGATATACCATTCCACGAGCGATGCTGTCAAGTTGTACATCCGTGAAGGGACCTTGCATTTTGACGAGCGCCGTGCGCCTGATAACTGGATTAAGTATGGAAGCAATGATTGGGCTAGGTTTAGGCAGTTGTTCTTGTGTCGGTATCTGCGTAACTGTGGGTTTAGATTCAGATGCAACGGTGGAGGGTATGGATATATCGTGTGCGGGTACAAGGGCGGGCTTCGTGATAGGTCGAGGGTCAAATGACGCAAGATAGGAGCGACTATCCCTCAATGACGGGTTTGCTCGAAGGATTGAAAGAATAAAATCCTTCGACGTGTTATCAGACGCGGAACTAGAGAAACAGTAGAAAAACTCACATTGTCTGATGGGTATCCTTCATCATTCTCTGTTGGCGGTGGCGATGAACGCAAACTACGGATTGTCTGCTAGAGACTGTGAGATGGAAGATTTTACCCGGCAATGATAGAAGTACACACAGCATAAAAGGATTTGTATGCTTGCGAACGCCTTACTTTGAGAGTAGACGACAGGACTTGTGAGTTGCTGAACATTGTGAGGGAGATCAGGGAAGgggggaagaaagagggCAGGCTGAGTGAGTCATGGAAGAAGCGATGGGGGCGTTTATATCATTGAGCGAATGCAACTGCTGTTTTGAAAATTATATCTAATCATGAACCATTATCAGATAACAGCATACTAAATCGGGTATATCGGGTCCAGGATACGATACAGAGTTCCTCCGAACCCTTTTCCCAAGCGAATAGCTCATATCCCTCAGGCGGAACATACTGTATTCATGTAACAGCATGCGCTGGTGTAGGATCGTCAAACTTGTCAGAAAGGCGCCGCTTTAGCTATTGGTTTGCAAAAAAAGCTCATAATAGCTCATAGTGTACAAGTCGTAAATACAAAAATCATAACGTGAGCGGGAAACGAGCATTCGTGTCCACAGCCTAGTTACTCCGCAGCTACACCCAATGGCACAATTCAAAACGTGAAAAGTCGGTATTGTCTTTCGCCCTTGGATGACTGAAAATGGCTGTGATAATCAAGGAAACAGTAAAACAGCAGAACAGCAGAACACTGACATTCTCGTCTACCACGATCAGCGCATCCTCGCTGCACATCAACGCGCAATAAGCATTTGCTGCCGGTAATGTAACGATGTGTACGCGATAGGGCATGAACGTGGAAACCTCGGTGACGAAGATTTTCTTGATTTCGGTGGGTGTGGTGACATGGAAAGTTTCATCAGGAGGAAGAACCAGAAGGTTGGAGGGGTCCTGGGCTTGAGTATCGTGTACCCTAGCACGTCTGTTAAAGTCATACAACAGCACCGTACACGTGCCGTTTGTCCGACTGCTGCATTCCTTTACAACATACCTATTGCAGTTCGATGAGGTGTTTGCGCTGGGTTTCAGGGTAAAACAACCAGGGACGCACCGTGACCCATACGAGTAGCATTCCCACACCGTGAAGTTCGTTTGCGTAAGTGGAAATTCCATGAATcgtgttccttcaaacgatcAGTACATCTTTCGGAATCGTAAAGTCGAACTAACCCGTCGGGCCCCAGGTTTCCCAATCTACTTCGTGTTGCTCTTGTTCTTTGCCTAGAACGTCTGTATAGGCCAAAAGTGTACTTTGCGGAACAAAGAGAACGAGAAGATGCGTGTCTTCcccttcgtcttcatcgcTGATATCATCCGTTTGTACTTGAAGTGAAACGGCATAAACCCGGTTTGAATGAGCAAGATGAAACGGTACATGCAATTCAGGACCCGGGGTCCAAGACGGCGAGGGATCACACCTAATAGCAAAGCGAATGGGTAGCGCGGACCTAGAGAGCCTTGGAAGTGACAGAGAGCGTGTATGTAAGGCCGCATGGTATGCTTTCTTGCCACCAGATTGCAATTCGAAGTCCACTACCAACAAACTGGCATTGAAGTCATCGCTGGCTGGAGATAGAGAAACTATGGCCACAACTATGTGACGTTCAGATAAGAAGCTGAATGATCGTATCTCGTCGCCGGTGAGGTACTGAGAGGTAGGCGTTGAGCATTGAGGATCAAAAAATacagaaaggaaaagatgtTCTGTACCGTCTTTATATGTCCACTGCGCCAATTCCACACGATGATTTCATTTACACCCGCCTCCACACTATGAAATAGAATACCGAGGTGTTCTCCAGAGACTTGAATAGAATATGACAGATGTGGATCGGGAGATTCCTGCTTGTGCACCAGTACATCACCATTTGCCTGAGGGTGCCTAGTGCACGATGACATCGTTCTTAGATGGATTCGATAACAATGATCGGGATTTTGTCCCCACCTCAAAGAAGGTCAGATTTGGTTAAAGACGGGTATAGAGATACGAGGAGTTTCTCACCAACGCGGCGCCTCCACCAGCACGAGTAGATCTTGAGATGGATCGATACCGAAATCGCGAACCTTGAGTTGTGGGTCAGGCTTGACTCTCCATTCTTTGTCTTCAATT
Proteins encoded in this window:
- the ARG2 gene encoding Amino-acid acetyltransferase, mitochondrial (BUSCO:EOG09261BP0); this translates as MFSNSQVLSSTLKVRRSQAYKSFYATIRSLRSSPPPTENDEGYPSDNDFILSILRANPSLRDSRSYLASFDPRPITKPALVPAHDISIPSTVASESKPTVTQIPTQEQLPKPSPIIASILNPVIRRTALVKMQGPFTDVQLDSIARGMVYLEKLGLVSVIVIENDFISRGGQDERSAIVEETMRVVSALEKQGARARPVLGAAVRLGPKPGDEDTGATSDFSPPEAHTLPSDLIPIRSALCAGEIPVIAPLALDSFCRSVCVNANDVLGALAKGMTETGAVGRRQDSPGEVDLTPLRLMIINREGGIPSYARAGYPHLLVNLNSEYSYIHDTFHDEWQHTHPTSLSNLALARTCLAYMPPTSSAVMVSHRSQSSLIGNLITNKPAVSSSLPHALLQGNRKLTPHTPTLLRRGLPIHVVQTTSQIDKAKMTVLLEQSFGRKLDEAAFYRRLDTVLDFTIIAGDYVGAAIVTSERESTSSNPISYLDKFAVLPSHQGDGTVDFLWVALHDESYGLGHPSSANPNGGKEGKGEGRDLVWRSRANNPVNKWYFERSSGHVRMGDWVLFWCDAEKRLKIEQGRRGRSGLSWIGEWEEGRLSSWTDVVSRIPSSWKK